One region of Cryptosporidium parvum Iowa II chromosome 4, whole genome shotgun sequence genomic DNA includes:
- a CDS encoding NADPH-dependent FMN FAD containing oxidoreductase (transcripts identified by EST), producing ILFRTNIIKTKMKCPKRVWIVYASQTGKSERLSYDIRDELWKIGVIGYPTSIDQFEHIFFDYFEEENEENVDKKSEIEFPMIIFVLSTTGQGEVPDTMVSFWNRILLNNLNTKLIKKMNFTIFGMGDRCFGNERFNITARKLRHLLLNYGAIEKIPWGLGDESHDFGILGEYDPWIENIIKMFTSNLQIDDYFKINILPINKYKCEIIDIHPEKQINYEFDMELDYELKNSLNIQKKHVTDMNRKSISFPTISNVLYNQECDKESKNRRIKKIKFGLSNQDQIHYKSGTHIAVWPVNPIEKVLQFIDLFNKKINPKTIIKIQFNDNYYNCLCNQLDECEYKIQNDHLNLNKFKQCYIENQEYKINSHFPLNEKISIFTLIYRYLDIMNIPERRFVNQCYYNTSHDMHKQRLNEMIQKTVDSKKDYCDYIKDEHRNYIELLWDFNSIQLEIDVIINYIPIIIPRYYSICNTKNWYKFNLWRYIEYEEYIRKNSIGFSHNNELILPEIFSNILGILLPKIQINSNNYYNIFKTLRSKVINNYFIKAKENYLNNIMKEYKNISYHQKYGYLNYHHIIEICVDIIEWNTVYNRKIRGLCSGYLDDVILNQKTLIAFENKITNEIHKELVDPKIPVLLISCGLGITGIISILQERIFNIMLKPKFNNEKEITNNTLVYIGLRYSNVMYPYIDQINEFSRRKELINQVKFNISYSRKNPDIQESIFNNHSSENHQVVNLNHLKSGCYIQSLLLSDEDDNMRDYIVNCILNGYILICGNALTMPMEIRETLAKILVLQGKFDKIEDSLIYIKKLIRYGRYIEETWV from the coding sequence atactatttagaacaaatattatcaaGACAAAAATGAAATGTCCAAAAAGAGTTTGGATTGTATATGCATCACAAACAGGTAAATCAGAGAGATTATCTTATGATATTAGAGACGAATTGTGGAAAATTGGAGTAATTGGATATCCAACATCAATCGACCAATTTgaacatattttttttgattattttgaagaagaaaacGAGGAAAATGTTGATAAAAAATCTGAAATCGAATTTCCTATgataatttttgtattatcAACAACAGGACAAGGAGAAGTACCTGATACAATGGTTTCATTTTGGAATCgaattcttttgaataatttaaatacaaaattaatcaaaaaaatgaattttacAATATTTGGAATGGGTGATCGATGTTTTGGTAATGAgagatttaatattactgCAAGAAAATTACGAcatctattattaaattatggagcaattgaaaaaataccATGGGGATTAGGTGATGAATCACATGATTTTGGTATTTTAGGAGAATATGATCCATggattgaaaatattattaaaatgttTACATCAAATCTTCAAATTGatgattattttaaaattaatatattacctataaataaatataaatgtgaaattattgatattcATCCtgaaaaacaaataaattatgaATTTGATATGGAATTAGATTATGAgttaaaaaattcattaaatattcaaaaaaaacatGTTACTGATATGAATCGAAAAAGTATCTCATTTCCAACTATTTCAAATGTATTATATAATCAAGAATGCGATAAAGAATCtaaaaatagaagaattaaaaaaattaaatttggatTATCTAATCAAgatcaaattcattataaATCTGGAACACATATTGCTGTTTGGCCTGTTAATCCTATTGAAAAAGTTTTAcaatttattgatttgtttaataaaaaaattaatccaaaaactataataaaaatccaatttaatgataattattataattgtTTATGTAATCAATTGGATGAATGTGAATacaaaattcaaaatgatCATCTTAatctaaataaatttaaacagtgttatattgaaaatcaagaatataaaattaatagtcattttccattaaatgaaaaaatatcaatatttacatTAATATATCGATATTTAGATATTATGAATATACCAGAAAGAAGATTTGTTAATCAATGTTATTATAATACAAGTCATGATATGCATAAACAACGTTTAAATGAAATGATACAAAAAACTgttgattcaaaaaaagattattgtgattatattaaagatgaacATCGTAATTATATTGAGTTATTATGGGATTTTAATTCTATACAATTAGAAATTgatgttattattaattatataccAATTATTATTCCTAGATATTATTCTATTTGTAATACTAAGAATTGGTATAAGTTTAATCTATGGAgatatattgaatatgaagaatatataagaaaaaatagtATTGGATTTTCacataataatgaattaattttaccagaaatattttctaatatacttggaatattattacctaaaattcaaattaattctaataattattataatatatttaaaacatTAAGATctaaagttattaataattatttcattaaagctaaagaaaattatttaaataatattatgaaagaatacaaaaatataagttatcatcaaaaatatggttatttaaattatcatcatattattgaaatatgtgttgatattattgaatgGAATACTGTATATAATCGAAAAATACGTGGATTATGTTCTGGATATTTAGATGATgttatattaaatcaaaaaacattaatagcatttgaaaataaaattactAATGAAATTCATAAAGAATTAGTTGATCCAAAAATACCtgttttattaatatcttgTGGATTAGGTATTACAGGAATTATTTCAATCTTAcaagaaagaatttttaatattatgttAAAgccaaaatttaataatgaaaaagaaattactaataatacACTTGTATATATTGGATTAAGATATAGTAATGTAATGTATCCATATATTGatcaaattaatgaattttcaagaagaaaagagttaataaatcaagtcaaatttaatatatcatattcaagaaaaaatcctgatattcaagaatctatatttaataacCATTCATCAGAAAATCATCAAGTGGTcaatttaaatcatttaaaatCTGGTTGTTATATacaatcattattattatcagatgaagatgataatATGAGAGATTATATTGTTAATTGCATATTAAATggttatattttaatttgtgGAAATGCATTAACAATGCCTATGGAAATTAGAGAAACTTTAGCAAAAATACTTGTATTACAAggtaaatttgataaaattgaagattctttaatatatataaaaaagttaattagATATGGTAGATATATTGAAGAGACATGggtttaa